One window of Papaver somniferum cultivar HN1 chromosome 9, ASM357369v1, whole genome shotgun sequence genomic DNA carries:
- the LOC113310561 gene encoding uncharacterized protein LOC113310561 yields MVLNLASIELIIPEFNKTITLPVLVSLPAEVIDMVKGERKEDKIDYIFIGASVAGALIASPAPYIIRWLQRKSKRNKKKKVIKGIFKSQDGNIDVPLREYYRTAGSLLKQTHPSQTCAMSSVDLHTQYAYQIMLPEAIAIVMAPSDTYRQHGIFHLSDPGGVSLIRHCQQRGFHAHEEPSDGSPIYEHCSHVYMNPKLKFEIVDLR; encoded by the exons ATGGTATTGAATCTAGCCTCCATAGAGTTGATCATACCTGAATTCAACAAGACCATCACACTGCCTGTACTGGTTTCCTTGCCCGCGGAAGTCATTGACATGGTTAAAGGGGAGAGAAAAGAAGATAAGATTGATTACATTTTTATAGGCGCATCAGTAGCAGGGGCGCTGATAGCGTCACCAGCACCGTATATTATCCGGTGGCTCCAAAGGAAGagtaaaagaaacaaaaagaaaaaagtcaTCAAG gGCATATTTAAAAGCCAAGACGGAAATATCGATGTTCCACTTCGTGAATACTATCGAACCGCTGGTTCTCTCCTTAAACAG ACACACCCTTCACAGACTTGTGCTATGTCTTCGGTCGATCTGCATACACAGTACGCATACCAG ATAATGTTACCTGAAGCTATTGCGATTGTGATGGCCCCTTCAGATACTTACAG ACAGCATGGGATATTCCATTTATCTGATCCTGGCGGTGTCTCCTTGATTCGTCATTGTCAACAACGTGGCTTTCATGCACATGAGGAGCCTTCTGACGGTAGTCCTATTTATGAGCATTGTTCACATGTTTACATGAATCCTAAATTGAAGTTCGAGATTGTGGATCTTCGCTGA
- the LOC113313112 gene encoding gamma-glutamyl peptidase 2-like: MRRYEVLLCAQDSEFAKNRYGGYFGVFLSLFREEGETWDKLEVCNGEFPKDEEIELYDGFVITGSASDAHGDDIWIIQLLNFLKKRLLGICFGHQIKAVRRESRTTNRFQIIFAVSRVCI, encoded by the exons ATGAGAAGATATGAGGTTTTACTATGTGCACAAGATTCAGAGTTCGCTAAAAACAGATATGGAGGTTATTTTGGTGTATTTCTTAGTTTGTTtagagaagaaggagaaacaTGGGATAAGTTAGAagtgtgtaatggtgagtttccAAAAGATGAAGAAATTGAGTTATATGATGGTTTTGTAATAACAGGAAGTGCTAGTGATGCTCATGGGGATGATATTTGGATCATTCAACTTCTGAATTTCTTGAAGAAACGTCTTCTTGGTATCTGTTTCGGTCATCAG ATAAAAGCAGTGAGACGGGAATCTCGCACGACCAATAGATTCCAGATCATATTTGCTGTTTCACGTGTCTGCATTTAA